A portion of the Thunnus maccoyii chromosome 20, fThuMac1.1, whole genome shotgun sequence genome contains these proteins:
- the crp1 gene encoding pentraxin fusion protein, producing the protein MSVNSDMFAVVLLGVFGFSLTLPSATQMGLTDKVLVFPYETDFSFVALIPQKEMGLRAFTLCMRVATELPEERQIILFAYRTADYDELNVWREKDGRVSFYMSGDGVFFNLPPLTTFRTSLCLTWESRTGLAAFWVEGKRSTYQVYKPGHSIRPKGSIILGQDPDKHLGGLEAVQSFVGEMTDLNMWDFVLSRSMIQAWHYGHRVPKGNIFDWGTIDFELNGNVMVVDDD; encoded by the exons atg agtgTCAACAGTGACATGTTTGCTGTGGTTCTGCTTGGTGTCTTTGGTTTCTCTTTGACTCTCCCCTCAGCTACACAAA TGGGTTTAACTGACAAAGTCCTGGTCTTCCCATATGAGACGGACTTCAGCTTCGTGGCCCTGATCCCCCAGAAGGAGATGGGGCTGAGGGCCTTCACCCTCTGCATGCGTGTGGCCACTGAGCTGCCAGAAGAACGTCAGATCATCCTGTTCGCCTACCGTACAGCTGACTATGACGAACTCAACGTGTGGCGTGAGAAGGACGGACGCGTCTCCTTTTATATGAGTGGTGACGGCGTCTTCTTCAACCTGCCGCCCCTCACCACCTTCCGCACCAGCCTCTGCCTGACCTGGGAGTCTCGCACTGGCCTCGCTGCTTTTTGGGTGGAAGGGAAGCGCAGCACCTACCAGGTCTACAAACCTGGACACTCCATCCGCCCAAAAGGCAGCATCATTTTGGGGCAGGACCCAGACAAACACCTGGGGGGCTTAGAGGCCGTGCAGAGCTTTGTAGGGGAGATGACCGATCTGAATATGTGGGACTTTGTGCTCTCCAGGAGCATGATCCAGGCCTGGCACTATGGGCACAGGGTCCCTAAAGGCAACATCTTTGACTGGGGCACTATTGATTTTGAGCTGAACGGGAACGTGATGGTGGTGGATGATGACTGA
- the LOC121887422 gene encoding anionic trypsin-2-like, translating into MRRKTMMKSLIPLLLLASAVAGVVDIQKRVLNASPCPDDKGRHYVVLMQPVHDVAFCGGNLINQEWVLTAEHCNIGAFRVVLGRHTSEKEIVMRFINTDEGKYFFDDDDKHRHDIMLLKLPNKPSVTLPIIKVPDIGCTSPDALPEHNPYTIIGWSYTATDSSGQKNKDKPDKLQCGDIPLHSDCTGRNKDLHAVDREYVKEHMICSKSVLHCETCKGDSGGSLVKGDILYGVTVAGTEVPSGISYFMDVCAYRKWIKDTAKF; encoded by the exons ATGAGAAGGAAGACCATGATGAAGAGTTTGATCCCTCTGCTCCTCTTAGCGTCAGCAG TTGCTGGTGTTGTGGACATCCAGAAAAGAGTATTAAATGCAAGTCCTTGCCCTGATGATAAGGGTAGGCATTACGTGGTTCTGATGCAACCTGTACATGATGTAGCGTTCTGTGGAGGGAATCTGATCAATCAAGAATGGGTCCTGACTGCTGAGCACTGTAATATAGG aGCGTTTCGTGTGGTTTTGGGCAGACATACATCTGAAAAAGAAATAGTGATGCGGTTTATCAACACAGATGAAGGAAAGTATTTCTTTGACGATGATGACAAACACCGTCATGACATCATGCTTCTTAAACTGCCCAATAAACCCTCAGTGACGCTTCCCATCATCAAAGTCCCTGATATCGGATGTACATCACCTGATGCTTTACCTGAACACAATCCCTACACTATCATAGGATGGTCCTACACAGCTACTGACTCTTCTGGGCAAAAAA ACAAGGATAAACCAGACAAGCTGCAATGTGGTGATATTCCACTGCATTCAGACTGCACTGGTCGTAACAAAGATCTCCATGCAGTCGACCGTGAATACGTAAAAGAACATATGATCTGCTCCAAAAGCGTCCTTCACTGTGAAACCTGCAAA GGGGACTCTGGTGGCAGTCTGGTGAAGGGTGATATTCTGTATGGAGTGACTGTCGCTGGTACTGAAGTCCCCTCGGGAATTTCTTACTTCATGGATGTCTGTGCATACAGGAAGTGGATTAAAGATACTGCAAAATTCTAA